CCCCGAGGAGGCCGGCCGCCTCCTGGCCAACCCGCTGCCGCCCTCCGCCGAGATCCTCGCCCGCGGCCGGCGCGCCTACGAGACCCATTGCCTGGTCTGCCACGGCCAGTTGGGGGACGGCGCCAAGCTCCTCTCCGACAAGTACACGGGCGCCCCGGCCAACTTCCACACGGCGCTGCTCAAGGGCGTGCCCGACGGGCACCTCTACGCGGTGATCAGCCAGGGCAAGAACACGATGGCGGGCTACGGCAAGGATATCAAGCCCGATGACCGCTGGGCGCTGGTCCACTACCTGCGCGCCCTGCAACGGGCCCTGGACGCCCCCGAGGGCGACCTGCGCCACGCCGCCAGCCAACCGGCCGAGGGAGGACAGCACTGATGGACAAGGCCAGGCTTCATCCCTTCGTCCTGGGCATGACCATCCTGGGCGCCCTGGGCGTGGCCGCCTCCTGGTTCGCCGGCGGCCTGCCACGCTTCGGCGCCAACTGGATCATCTGGTCGCTCCTGCTGCTGTCGGTGGCCCTGGGCTCCCTCTTCCTGGTGGCGCTGGAGCACCTGACCCGCGCCCAGTGGAGCATCGTGCTGCGCCGCGTGCCGGAGCGCCTGGCCGGCCTGCTGCCCGCGCTGGCCATCCTTTTCGCCATCGGCGCGGCGCTGGGCCTGGGCGGCGCCTTCGGCTGGGCCACGCCCGAGTTCCGCCAGGCCATGGTGACGGAGCACCACCAGCACAGCAAGGCCATCTGGTACGCCACACCCTTCTTCCTGGCGCGCCTGGCCGCCATCTTCGCCATCTGGCTGGTCTCCTGGCGCCTGCTGGCGGGCGGCTCGGTCAAGCAGGACGAGAGTCGCGACCCGCGCTTCAGCCTTTTCGCCAAGCGCTACAGCGCGCCCTTCATGTGGCTCTTCGCCCTCAGCGTCACCATCCTCGGGGTGGACTGGTTGATGGGCATGTCGCCGCGCTGGTTCAGCACCATGTTCGGCATCTACACCTTCGCCGGCGTCTTTCTCAGCGGCTTGGCCGCCACCACCCTGGGCATCCTGCACCTGCAGCGCCGGGGACGCCTGACGGAGGTGCGCGGCGACCACCTCTACAGCCTGGGCGGCTTCCTCTTCGCCTTCACCGTCTTCTGGGCCTACATCGCCTTCAGCCAGTTCATGCTCATCTGGTACGCCAACCTGCCCGAGGAGACCTTCTGGTTCCACGCGCGGCTGACGCAGGGCTGGTACCCGGTGACCATCCTCCTGGCCGTGGTGCGTTTCGTCATCCCCTTCTTCGCCCTCCTCTCGCGGGAGGTGAAGATGGACGCGCGCCGCCTGGCCTGGGTGGCTTGGCTCATCCTGGCCGGGCAGGCCCTCGACCTCTACTGGCTGATCTTCCCCGAGCTGGGTCTGGGCTTCGTCCTGGGTTGGCAGGAGCTGGCCTTCGCCCTCTGCTTCACCGGCCTGGGTCTGATCCTGGCGCAGCGCCGCATGGCCGTGGGGAAGGACCTGCCGGTGGGCGACCCCAATCTCGACACCAGCCTTCACTATCACTTGTAGGAAACGCCCATGGCGCACAGCGACCGCCCATCCCTGCTGCCGACCCTGGCCTGGAGCCTGGCCATCCTGCTGGCCATGGTCATCTTCTTCGGCCTGCTGGTGGGTCCGGCGCTGACCCGGCCCGCCTCCCTGGCCGGCCACGGCTACCAGCCGCCCGCCGCCCCCGCCGATCTCACCGAGTTCGCGCCGGTGCCGGGCCGGCAGGCCCCGGGGATCGATCTGGCCCGCGCCCTGGCCGGGGATCCGGAGCTGCGCGGCTGGGCCAAGGCCGAGTACGACAAGATCTGCGTCGCCTGCCACGGGCCGCAGGGCAAGGGTGACGGTCCCGCCGGCGCCGCCCTGGGCGCGCGGGACTTCTCGCAGGCGACAGGCTGGAAAAACGGCCCCGCCTTGACCGGCATCTTCGAGACGCTGACGCAGGGCCTGCCCCCCGGCATGCCCGCTTATGACACCTACGGACCCGCCCAGCGCCTGGCCCTGGCCCATGTCGTGCAGTCCTTCATGGCCTTTCCAGCGCCGGTGGCCGGGGCGGCCGAGGTGGCGGCGTTGGACGCGCGCCACAGCCTGAGCGCCGGCGTGCGCGAGCCGGCCCGCGTGCCGGTCCGCGTGGCCCTGGCCCGTCTGGCGGAGGAGGCCGTCGCGCCGACCCTGCGCCGTGAGACGCTGCCCGCCGATTTGCGCCATCTGGTGCTGGATGCGGGCCGCGCCGGGGCGACCCTGGCCGGTCTGCGCGGCCGGAGCGGCCCCGAGCTGGCCGCCGCCCTGCATGCGGGCGCGCCGGGCAACGGCTTCTCCCTTGCCCTGGGCACGCTGGGTGGAAGTGACTGGCAGCGCCTCGCCGCCGCCCTGCCGGGTGCCCTGGAGCTGGCCGCGGCACACTGACCGACAAGCGGGAGGCTGCCCGCCGCCGGATGGGCAGTCCTTTTTTGATCTTGATTGTTTGGCTTGGCTAAGTTTGTTGGAGAAAAAACAGGTGAGGAGCGCCATGCATGGGCCAACACGATCCCGCGGCCGCCTGCCCGCCGCGCTGCTGGGGTTATGCCTCGTCCTTTGGCCGGTGGCCGGATCCCTGGCGCGGGCCGGGGCGGGGGAGGCCACGGAGAGCGGGGCGGGCGAGGGGGTATTCTTCGATGAGCAGCTGGGCGGCGTCCTGCCCGGCGACATCGAGCTGGTGGACGAGGCGGGCCGCCCGGTGCGCCTGGCGGAGCTGGTGGACCGTCCCACCATCCTCACCTTCGTCTACTTCGACTGCCCGGGCATCTGCACGCCGCTCCTGAACGAGATCGCCGACGTGCTGGGCAAGACGGACCTGGACCCGCGTCAGCAGCCCTTCCAACTGCTCACGGTCAGTTTCGAGCCGCGGGACACGCCGGCGGTGGCCGCCGAGAAGCGGGCCAACTACCTGGCCCAGCTGAGCCGCCCCCTGCCCCCCGAGACCTGGCGCTTCCTGACCGGGGAGGCCGGGCAGCTCCAGCGGCTGACCAAGGCCGCCGGCTTCTCCTACAAGAAGGCCGGCTTCGAGTACGTCCATCCGGGGGGCCTCGTCCTCCTCTCGCCGGAGCGCAAGATCGTGCGCTACCTCTACGGCACGGAGTTCCTCCCCTTCGATTTAAAGATGGGCGTGATGGAGGCGGCCAAGGGCACCGTGCTGCCCACCACGGCGCGCCTGCTCACCATCTGTTTCAGCTACGACCCCCAGGGCCGCACCTACGTCTTCAGCACGATGAAAGTGGTGGGCAGCAGCATGCTGCTCACGGTGGGGCTCTTCGCCGGCTTCCTGGCCGCCACCGGCCACCGCGGCCGGCGGGGCCTGGGACGGCGCCCGGACACGACGCGCGGCACGGACAGCAGGGGACCATCCACAGGGGAGGGGGCATGAGCAGGGACACGAGCGCGGCGGCGGTGCCGCGCGGATTCTTCGGGCCGGCGGGCGGCGGAGGCAGGATCCTCACCTGGATCTTCTCCACCGACCACAAGCGGGTGGGCATCCTCTACCTTTTCTCGCTGCTGAGCTTCTTCAGCATCGGCGTGCTGCTGGGCCTCACCATCCGCCTCGAGCTGCTCATGCCGGGCCAGCAGTTCATCAGCCCGCGGGTCTACAACAGCCTCTTCACGCTGCACGGCGTGATCATGATCTTCCTCTTCATCGTGCCGGGCATCCCCGCCATCCTGGGCAACTTCATGCTGCCGCTGCAGATCGGCGCCGAGGACGTGGCCTTCCCACGGCTCAACCTGGCCAGCTGGTGGGTCTACCTGGCGGGCGCCGCCCTGGCCGTGACCAGCCTCTTCGCCGGGGGCGGCGCCGCCGACACGGGCTGGACCTTCTACGCGCCCTATTCCCTGCGCACCGGCACCAACGGCAGCCTGGCGGTGCTGGCCGCCTTTGTCCTGGGCTTCAGCAGCGTGCTGACCGGCCTCAACTTCATCACCACCATCCACCGCATGCGGGCCAAGGGCATGGGCTTCTTCAGGATGCCCCTCTTCGTGTGGAGCCTTTACGCCACCAGCTGGATCCAGGTCATCGCCACGCCGGTGGTGGGCATCACCCTGGTGCTGGTCGTGCTGGAGCGCACCCTGGGCATCGGTTTCTTCGACCCGGCGGCAGGGGGCGACCCCATCCTCTACCAGCATCTCTTCTGGATCTATTCCCACCCGGCCGTCTACATCATGATCCTGCCGGCCATGGGCGTCATCAGCGAGATCCTGCCCACCTTCGCCCGCCGCACCATCTTCGGCTACCGGGCCATCGCCCTCAGCTCCATGGCCATCGCCGCCGTGGGCTACCTGGTGTGGGGGCACCACATGTTCACCACCGGCATGAGCGACACCAGCCGCGTCGTCTTCAGCCTGATGACCTTCCTGGTGGCCATCCCCACCGGCATCAAGATCTTCAACTGGGTGGCCACCCTCTACAAGGGCAGCATCAGCTTGGACAGCCCCATGCTCTATGCCATGGCCTTCATCTTCCTCTTCAGCATCGGCGGCCTGACCGGCCTCGTCAACGGCGCCCTCTCCACCGACATCCACGTCCACGACACCTACTTCGTCGTGGGCCACTTCCACTACGTGATGTTCGGCGGCACGGGCATCGCCCTCTTCGCCGCCCTGCACTACTGGCTGCCCAAGATGTTCGGGCGGATGGTGCACGAAGGCCGCGCCAAGACGGCCTTCTGGCTGATCCTGGCCGGCTTCAACCTGCTCTACTTCCCCATGCTGGTGCTGGGCATGATGGGCATGCCGCGCCGCTACCACGACTACCTGCCCGGCTTCCACCTGCCCCACGCCATCTCCAGCGTGGGATCCTGGGTGCTGGCCAGCGGCCTCCTCCTCATGTTCTGGAACCTGTGGCACAGCGCGCGCCGGGGCGCGCCGGCGGGGGACAACCCCTGGGGCGGCACCACCTTGGAGTGGCACACGAGCAGCCCGCCGCCCACCCTCAACTTCGACGGCCCCGTCGAGGTGACGACGGAACCCTACGACCACACGACGGGGAGGACGGCATGAGGCAGGCCGCCACCACCGCCGCGGCGGCGACCGTCGCCGCCCACGCCCCGCACAAAGACTACGAGGGCGCCAAGACGGGGATGTGGATCTTCCTCTTCACGGAGCTGCTCCTCTTCGGCGGCCTCTTCCTCATCTACGCCGTCTATCGCACCCTCTACACCCACGATTTCCACCTGGCCGCCATGGAACTCAACGTGCCGCTGGGGGTGACCAACACCTTCGTCCTGCTCACCAGCAGCCTGACCATGGTGCTGGCCGTGACGGCCCTGCAGAAGGGGGACCGCGCCTCCGCGCTCAACAGCCTCTTCTGGACCATCTTCCTGGCGGGCGTCTTCCTCGTCATCAAGTTCTTCGAGTGGAGCGCCAAGTTCGTCCACGGCCTCAATCCGGGCGCCGAGCACCTGAAGTCCCTGCCCGCCGGCGAGGGCCTCTTCTACGGCCTCTACTTCGTGATGACCGGCCTCCACGGCTTCCACGTGGTGGTGGGCATGGTCCTGCTCACCGTCATCGCCCTGCAGGTGAAGAGCGGGCGCATCCACCAGGGGGACTTCGTGAAGCTGGAGAACGCCGGCCTCTACTGGCACCTGGTGGACCTCGTCTGGATCTTCCTGCTGCCGCTCTTCTACCTGACGAACTGAGGAGGACGCCATGCCCGACCACGCGCACGACCAGGCCGGCGCCCATGACGATGGCCGCGTCGCCACCCACGCGCCCCAGCCCTACTCGACCTTCATCGGGATCTGGGCGGCGCTGATGCTCCTCACCTGCGTCACGGTGACGGCCTCCATCCACTGGCCCGGCGCCGTGGGCACGGCTGTGGCCATGATGGTGA
The bacterium DNA segment above includes these coding regions:
- a CDS encoding quinol:cytochrome C oxidoreductase; translation: MDKARLHPFVLGMTILGALGVAASWFAGGLPRFGANWIIWSLLLLSVALGSLFLVALEHLTRAQWSIVLRRVPERLAGLLPALAILFAIGAALGLGGAFGWATPEFRQAMVTEHHQHSKAIWYATPFFLARLAAIFAIWLVSWRLLAGGSVKQDESRDPRFSLFAKRYSAPFMWLFALSVTILGVDWLMGMSPRWFSTMFGIYTFAGVFLSGLAATTLGILHLQRRGRLTEVRGDHLYSLGGFLFAFTVFWAYIAFSQFMLIWYANLPEETFWFHARLTQGWYPVTILLAVVRFVIPFFALLSREVKMDARRLAWVAWLILAGQALDLYWLIFPELGLGFVLGWQELAFALCFTGLGLILAQRRMAVGKDLPVGDPNLDTSLHYHL
- a CDS encoding cytochrome c encodes the protein MAHSDRPSLLPTLAWSLAILLAMVIFFGLLVGPALTRPASLAGHGYQPPAAPADLTEFAPVPGRQAPGIDLARALAGDPELRGWAKAEYDKICVACHGPQGKGDGPAGAALGARDFSQATGWKNGPALTGIFETLTQGLPPGMPAYDTYGPAQRLALAHVVQSFMAFPAPVAGAAEVAALDARHSLSAGVREPARVPVRVALARLAEEAVAPTLRRETLPADLRHLVLDAGRAGATLAGLRGRSGPELAAALHAGAPGNGFSLALGTLGGSDWQRLAAALPGALELAAAH
- a CDS encoding SCO family protein, producing the protein MHGPTRSRGRLPAALLGLCLVLWPVAGSLARAGAGEATESGAGEGVFFDEQLGGVLPGDIELVDEAGRPVRLAELVDRPTILTFVYFDCPGICTPLLNEIADVLGKTDLDPRQQPFQLLTVSFEPRDTPAVAAEKRANYLAQLSRPLPPETWRFLTGEAGQLQRLTKAAGFSYKKAGFEYVHPGGLVLLSPERKIVRYLYGTEFLPFDLKMGVMEAAKGTVLPTTARLLTICFSYDPQGRTYVFSTMKVVGSSMLLTVGLFAGFLAATGHRGRRGLGRRPDTTRGTDSRGPSTGEGA
- the ctaD gene encoding cytochrome c oxidase subunit I; translation: MSRDTSAAAVPRGFFGPAGGGGRILTWIFSTDHKRVGILYLFSLLSFFSIGVLLGLTIRLELLMPGQQFISPRVYNSLFTLHGVIMIFLFIVPGIPAILGNFMLPLQIGAEDVAFPRLNLASWWVYLAGAALAVTSLFAGGGAADTGWTFYAPYSLRTGTNGSLAVLAAFVLGFSSVLTGLNFITTIHRMRAKGMGFFRMPLFVWSLYATSWIQVIATPVVGITLVLVVLERTLGIGFFDPAAGGDPILYQHLFWIYSHPAVYIMILPAMGVISEILPTFARRTIFGYRAIALSSMAIAAVGYLVWGHHMFTTGMSDTSRVVFSLMTFLVAIPTGIKIFNWVATLYKGSISLDSPMLYAMAFIFLFSIGGLTGLVNGALSTDIHVHDTYFVVGHFHYVMFGGTGIALFAALHYWLPKMFGRMVHEGRAKTAFWLILAGFNLLYFPMLVLGMMGMPRRYHDYLPGFHLPHAISSVGSWVLASGLLLMFWNLWHSARRGAPAGDNPWGGTTLEWHTSSPPPTLNFDGPVEVTTEPYDHTTGRTA
- a CDS encoding cytochrome c oxidase subunit 3, with the translated sequence MRQAATTAAAATVAAHAPHKDYEGAKTGMWIFLFTELLLFGGLFLIYAVYRTLYTHDFHLAAMELNVPLGVTNTFVLLTSSLTMVLAVTALQKGDRASALNSLFWTIFLAGVFLVIKFFEWSAKFVHGLNPGAEHLKSLPAGEGLFYGLYFVMTGLHGFHVVVGMVLLTVIALQVKSGRIHQGDFVKLENAGLYWHLVDLVWIFLLPLFYLTN
- a CDS encoding cytochrome C oxidase subunit IV family protein codes for the protein MPDHAHDQAGAHDDGRVATHAPQPYSTFIGIWAALMLLTCVTVTASIHWPGAVGTAVAMMVTPIKAALVLLYFMHLKWEPPVFKIMFLAAVALMAVFMGLSFFDYLYR